The Desulfonatronovibrio magnus region GGCTATAGATGTCATTGAAATGAGTCTTGAACCTCTGCCTGGAATTTTTGACATTGATTCGGCTCTGGAATTAGATGCCTCGCTGATACACCATGGACGTGAACAAGGCAATCTGCTCATTGGTTCATCCATAATCACCGGCCAGGGAAAGGCAGCCATGGCTGATTGTCCGGTACAGGTCAGTGCAGAATTTACTGTCCCTGCCCAGCGCCATGCTTTTCTGGAAAATGAAAATGGAGTGGCCTGGCAGGATCCTGATGGCACGCTGCACATGATTGTTTCCACTCAGGCTCCCTTCAGGGACCGTTTTGAAATATCTCATGCTCTGGGGCTGGACCCCACGCGCATTCGGGTTCAAGCCCCGTATCTTGGCGGCGGGTTTGGCGGCAAGGACGGGGCTACTGTGCAATGCCTGCTGGCCCTGGCTGCTATGCATGCAAACGGGCGGCCAGTAAAAATGTGCTGGAGCAGAGAGGAAAGTTTTCAGAGCGGATACACCCGTCATGCAGCCAGGATGCGTTACCAGCTGGGAGCGGACAGGAACGGAAAACTGATGGCCCTTGTCTGCCATGTGGACTTGGATACAGGGGCATATGCCCATCTTGGAGGCGAGGTTCTGGCCCTGGGCATGGAACATGCCGGAGGTACCTACAGGATACCTAACGTTTACATTAAAGGCAGGGCTGTTTATACCAACAACCCTGTGGCCGGAGCCATGCGCGGCTTTGGCGTGGCCCAGGTCAGTTTCGGCATGGAACGGATCATGGATATTCTGGCCAGAAAGCTGAGTATGGATTCCCTTGATCTGCGCCGGAAAAATGCTCTGCACAGAGGTGATCGCAATCCATGCGGCGTGACCTTGACTGGATCCACCGGGATTGCAGACTGTTTGGAGAAATTGTCCAGCAACCCCCTGTGGCGGGAGAGAAATACCTGGACAGCAGAGGCTGGCCGGTTCAAACGCCGCGGGGTTGGTCTGGCTGTGGTCCACAATGCAATGGGTTATGGACGGGGTTTGCCTGATTCAGCCATAGCCAAAATAGAACTTCTTCCGGATGGAAAATTTTGCATATACAGTGCTGTGGCAGATATGGGCCAGGGGAATGCCACTGCCTACGCCCAGATTGCAGGGCAGATTCTTGGCCAGAATGCTTCAAATATTACCGTGGTCCAGCCGGATACCAGTCGTTGTCATCCTTCAGGATCTTCCTCAGCCGGACGGACTACCTATACTTTCGGCAACGCACTGATTAAAGCCTGTCACAATATGAAAGACAAGCTGCTGGCCAGGGCAGCCATGTTCTTTTTTCTGGAAGAACCAAGGGATCTTGTGCTTGTTCATGGAAACATCCGTCATCTTCCAACCAGCAGGGATTTGCCCTTAAGCAGGCTTGGATCATTTTTCTCCCGGGACGATTGTCAGGCCATGGGCGAAGCCTTCATGCCCGCTGCCAAAGATAATCTGTCCGGGGGTAAGGAATTTCAGATTGGCTTTCCCCATCTGCTTTTTGCCCATGCAGCTCACGCCGCATTTATAGAATTAGATGAGCTGACCGGTCAGGTTGAAGTCTGCCATTACCTTGCTGTGACCGAGGCCGGACGAGTTCTCAATCCCCAATCCTTTGAACAGCAGGTTCACGGCGCTGTAGCCCAGGGCCTGGGTTACGCCTTGAGTGAAGACATGCTGATAAACAATGGCCGGGTTCATGCTTCTTCACTGGCAACATACATTATTCCCACAGCCGTTGATGTGCCTGAAATACAGTCTTGGACCTGTGATGTAGAGGAATCCAGTGGTCCTTTCGGCATGAAAGGCGTAGGCGAAGTGGGTATGAACGGTCCATTGCCGGCAGTAGCCAATGCCCTGTATTCCTGTGGAGCCAATATATTTCACGCCCCCCTGACCCCGGAACGGGTCCTTTTTGTCCTGACCAGGAGAAAAAAATGATCATAAATTGTACCATAAACGGAGAAAAAATAGAACTGTCTGCTGAACCTGACCAGAGGGTGGTGGATCTTCTGCGTGAGGATCTAAGGCTGTTGGGCAGTAAAGAAGGATGTGGAAGCGGTGAATGTGGCTCATGCACAATACTGGTGGACGGTGTTCCCAAATTGTCCTGCCTCATGCTGGCAGCCCAGCTCGAGGATCGATGCATAACCACAATAGAGGGGCTGGGCACTCCTGAAGCACCTCACCCTGTTCAGAAGTCCTTTGCAAAGCACGGGGCTGTACAGTGCGGTTACTGTACCCCCGGGATGGTAGTTGCTGCAGCAAATCTTCTTGAACAAAATCCACACCCTGATCGTTCAACCATACGTAAAGCCATTTCCGGGAATCTCTGCCGCTGCACTGGTTATCAGAAAATTGTGGATGCAATCCACGAGGCAGGGAACTTATATAAGTGCTCTCACGAGGACAAAGATCCTTCAGGGGGTTCAAAGTGAATCAAATTTTTTTACCCAAAACCCTTGATGAGCTCTGGTCCGTTCTAAATGATTATCCGGATGCCGCACTTATGGCCGGCGGTACGGATCTGCTGGTTCAACGCAGGGCCGGTCTGAAACCGGTCAAAAATTTGATCTGTCTGGAACGTTTGTCTGAACTTCAAGGTATCAGCCTTGAAAAAAATATAATGAGCATTGGGGCCTGTGTTACCCACAGGGCCTGTTTGGATTCAGACATGATCCAGCACCATGCCCCGGTTCTAACCCGTGCCCTGACTCACCTTGGGGGTCCGCAGATCCGAAACATGGGTACTCTTGGCGGCAATATCTGTACTGCTTCTCCTGCAGGAGACAGTCTGCCTGCCCTGCATGTGCTGGGAGCAAAGATTTTGCTGCTTTCCAGAAATACACAGCGCACCCTTTCCATGGAGCAGTTTATTACAGGACCAGGGCGAACGGCCATGAAGCCTGGCGAGATTCTGGCCCAGGTGCATATACCGTCAGATCAGGGTTTTCAGATCCACCATTTTGAAAAAATCGGGCAACGAAAGGCCCTGGCCATAGCCATGGTCAGCCTGGCTGCCATGATCAAAACAGGTCAAAGAGGAATAATTAAGGAGGCGAGGCTGGCCATGGGCAGTGTCGGTCCCACAGTGATTCGCCCAAAAGAGGCAGAAGATGCCCTGGTAGGCCGAACACTTAGCATAAGTGCATTGCGTCATGCCGCAGGCCTGATCAGTAAAGCTGTTAATCCCATCAGCGACATTCGGGCAACAGCTGAATATAGGCGTGAAGCAGCCGGGAATCTGATGTTGCGCCTGAGCTTAATACCAGCAAAAAAATAACTCAACAGCGATATCTATACATTGACTCACCCATGGACTGTCTTTTTTATGGCCGGGATTTTAAAGCTGCTTAACCATTTTTCACAGCAAAAGTGTCTATCCCGGATTTTACAGTATTCCAGATTAATTTCTTCGGGCAGTATCAGATCTCGACATTTTAATTAAAGTCAGACTGATAACAGATCCCATAAGGGGCAGGATGGAAAATATCAGGAACATTTTTCCATAGTCCGAGCCCATGGTCAGCAGCATTCCCGCCAATACAGGCCCCATCCAGAAGCCTGCGTCCATGGTGAAAAGCATCATATTTGTATTCAGGCCGCGCAAATGCTGCGGAGATATGTCAAACATAGCCGCATTGAGTTGAGGCATGATAAAACCAAGACAAAGACCGTAAAGCCCGGCCAGAGCAAGAATAAAATTTACTGTTCCTGTCAGGCTGAAGAAAACTAAGCACAGGGCAAGGATAAAGAGAAAAATAGACAACATGGCTGCCCGGTTGACCCTGTCTAAAAGCTTGCCGCACACAACTCTTACAAGGATGGTTGCTCCAGTAGAAATACTGAAAAACAGTCCCGGATTGCCGGATCCTGATGCTAACAGATGATCCTTCATATAGAAGAAGACCACTGTGGTACTGATGAACAGGAGCAGGTTGGCTGCCAGTAGCCTGGCTACTCCTGGAATGAGCAAGTCCTCAGAGATTTCTTTGAAACTCGGACGCTCCATAGTTTTTGCAGGCAGATCAGCAAGGAGATGTCTAATCCTTCGGGATAGTACAGGAAGCAGAAACAGTGCAGGTATAAACAGGGGAGAAAAAAATGCATACACATATGAAGCATCATTAACCCGGCTTAAAAGCGGTTCCACCAGGGGCGGCAACACTGCATAAGGCAAAAGACTGGTAATGGAGAACACCCCGAATCCCTGTCCGGTCCGACCAGGTGGGATAAAAATGACCAGCAGGCTCACGCAGGCTGATATCATTACCACAAACCCCGCTCCATGAAGGACTCGAACCAATGCCAGAACCCACAGGCTCTGAGCCTGTGAGTAACTTAGCAAAGCAAGCATGATTAGAATCAGACCCAGACCCATGCCCCGGACACTGTTCCGGGGTGTAAGCCATGGGCTGATGATGGGCCGAAGTAAAAATGCCGTTCCTGGTTCAAGGCCTATCAATATTCCACGCCAGGCCGGTGGAACGCCTATCCCTTCCAGATATGAATTAAACCCATAAAAAAGAGACAGATTGCAGAAAGCCAGGAAGCTGATGCTGCTTAAGGCAACAAATTCAAAGGTAAGCAGGGAACTGGCTGAATTAGAAGAGATTTTCCTGGACATGCTATAGGCCTCTCAATTCATCAGCCTGCAGGATAAAGTTTTTTTCAACATCTATATAATCTTTTGCCCGGTCCAGATCCTTAGGAGTATCCATATCAAACATAATGCCTGGATCATTAACCTGGACATTTATTACTTTGTCTAACCCGTAAGCCGTCAGTTCTCTGAAATATCCACCCAGGCCGCCCTGTCCGTTCCAGGTATTCATTTTAAAAATGTGGTCTCTGTGGATCAGCGGTGGATGACCGCTTCTTCCTCTATACATCGGCTTTAGTACTCCGGAAAAATTCTTTCCAGACCTGACCCAGCATTCTTTTAAAATATTTATGGTCTGAGGTTTAATCAAAGGAATGTCGCAGGGAAGAACAAAAAAAGCAGTAGCAGAAGAGGGCAAGGCTGAAGTCCCTGCCATGACTGAGCTGAACATATCCTGGTTGCGCGAATCAGGATTGTTTACCGGCAAGGCATTTATATTCCTTACTCGCTGAATAACAGCTTCATGACTGTCTCTGACAACCACTATAATGTCATGTATCAGACATGCCTGCATCAGGTGAATGCAGCGGTCAAGCATGGGAACACCTTCTACGGGAAGCAGTTGTTTGCAGGTCCCCATGCGTGTTGAATTTCCAGCTGCCAGGATAATAGCGGCAAATTTCTCAGTCACTGTGCAAATGCCTCTGAAGCTTTGCCCGGACCTGGATCAACTGAGCCACAACACTTACTGCGATTTCTTCCGGAGTTTCTGCCCCGATGCTCAGACCAACAGGACAATGCACCCGGCTCAAGTTCTCTTGCTTTACTCCAGCCAGGCTTAGAGAGCTAAAAATTGCATCACGTTTGCGAACACTTCCAATCATGCCGATATAGCAGGCTGGAGTCTTGAGGACCTGGGAAAGCACTTCCGCGTCATGTGCATGCCCCCTGGTCATAATAAGAACAAAAGCAGACCGCGATATACTGATTTTTTCTAAAAAATGGCTGAATTCTGAGATGTGCCAAGCTTTTATCTGGGAGGGAAACTGTTTTGGATCAGCAAATTCCTGCCGATCGTCAAGGATGGTGACCTCAAAACCCACTTGAGCAGACAGTAAAGCTGTATGTCGTCCCACATGGCCGGCTCCAAAAATGAATAATTCAGGCTGGGCCCTCAAGCAGTTCATTACCCAGGCCTGATCGTCTTTCCAGAATAGTTTTGTATTATAAGGCCTGTCAATGGCCCCAAGAACATAATCTGGAATTCCAGAATTGCCTGGCCAAAGCATGCGTCTAATGCTGTTTTTATCCAGTACCGTAATGAAATGGACATCCCTGGCCTGGCCCAGTCTTTTTAAAATCTCTTCATACAGGACCACAGAGTCAAGCTCAGGGTCAATACGTTCCATTAGAACATCTATGTTCCCTCCGCAGATTAGCCCTTCTTTTGAAGCTTGAGACGCGGAAAGGGAAAAATGTCTTATGCCAGCCTGCCCATGTTCAAGGATCTCTTTCATGCAGGCAATAACCTCAGATTCCAGCACCCCGCCGCCGACACTGCCCATTACTGTCCCATCACGGGTCATGAGCATTCTTGCTCCAGGACTGCGCGGAGCCGATCCGGTTCTGGAGCAGATTACAGCGCTTACCACCTGCCGGCCGTCAACGAGACAGCGTAAAGTTTCCTGAAAAAAAGCTTCATCATTCATGTTGACTGACAAGACCCCAAAAAACAATCTTCCCTGAGCAGGCTGGAGAGAAAGCGGAACACCGTGTTAAAGTCTTCGAATCGGTCCAACACATAGGGGGTTTTCCGTATCGGCACCAGCCCTTTTCTCTCGGTGAGCTGGTTGAGGGTCTGCAGGCCGATGCTGCCTTCCAGGTGGATATGCAGCTCCGCCTTGGGCGCATTACGCCACTTCTTCATCAGTTCTTCGCTCATGTGCGCTCTCCTGTCGTTTGCCTGTCAGGGAAGGATCGAATATCTGACTGAACCAGGAATCGTTCATCAGGCCTCAATTTCTTTTGGAATGCTTGTGTTAGATGTCGTTACATCAACAATTTCAAGCGCCATTTTCAAAAGATCAATGACGGCGAATTTCGGGGCAAAACAGTCAAAAGTTCTCTTAACCATTTGAATTCATTTACCATGATTCTACCTATTCGTCATTCCGGCGAAAGCCGGAATCCAGTGCCGTTGAATAGCCATATTCCGTATGTGGTGAATAGTTACGAAAACACTAGAATTTCCTTATAACCTTGGTATTTGACTTGGTATTTGAATGTGCATTACGCACAAAGCGTATAAAATGATTATTAAAAACGACTTCATATCGCATACTGCCATTGCTGAAATCTACGACCCATGCAGCAGAATCGTTATATGAATCAGATGACCAATAACCTTCATTTTTTACAACCATCATAGATTTACAAACTGAATTGTAAAGATTGAATAATTCTCCTTTGCTCGGCAATCGCCAGTCAGAATGACCACCAATTGTAATATCAGCAGTATGATTTGCGCGAGTCCAATTGCCAGCAGATATATTTTTTTGCCACATCAGTCTACTATTATAGTCTGTTACTGTCCCATCTCCATTGTCTAAGCACTGCTGGGCAAAGGTCACCCCAGGCATAACAAATCCGGCCAGGCAAAGCATAACCGCCATAGCTGCAACCGCGTAAAGCTTTTTCATGATTTTTTCTCCTGTTGAGGTTGGACCGTTATGGTCTTGCATCTCTTTCAGCACGATCCATGCCATATATAAAACTGCACGAATCCAAGATGTTATATGAAAGTGCCAACTGTTCAAAGCCGTGCTGTTTGCGCCCACTTAGTTAGCACTGCCAGGATTCTTGGCGATCCGAAAGATGTCTGGAATCTGTTGGTGTCGTGTTCGGAGCGCAAGGACAAGGAGGCCAATGGGCGAAACTTCGCTCCTGTCTGCTGATAGCAGGGCGGCGCGGGTGACAAGAAATTGCTTTTTCCTGCCCTGGCAAAAAAACGGGGCATCAACGACAACCCCGTGCAATTTACCAAACAAAACCGACAATTATCGCCTGTAATGGCTGCCGGCCAGCTTGTCAACAAACAAACCGAGCGCGAGAGCGGCATGAAGCCTCGTCCTGAATCGAACTGGTGCGTGACCGCGTCAACCTTGGGGGAGAGGAGCTGTTTTTTCCTGCTCCGCCCTGATCCGCTCCAGCAGGGCCCGGGCCTTGTCATTATGCAGCCTGATGGCTGCATAGTCCGGCCGCTCCAGGATCTTCTGCATCAGCAGCCCGTCGCTGTCGAACCAGCGCGGCAGGTAGCCGCCCAGGAACCATCCGTCGGCGCACAGCCGTTCCACGGCCCCGCCCACCTCCGTCTGCCCCAGGTTCAGGAATGCCTGGAGCGTCACGCACCCTTCCCGCAGGGCCTCGCTTTCCAGCCCTTCCAGAACACGGGGAAAATCCGCGCCCAATGAAGGGAACTGGAACCGGGCCGTGCCCGTGCCGGGAAAGACCTGCACCTGGTGAACGGTCTGTCCGCCCGTCGGCAGGGTATCGGACGCCTCGGCAAACGTGCGCTGAAAATCCCGGTCCGCAAGGATGAAATCCAGAATATCCCGGTGCCTCTCAGGCAGGTGGACCCTGTGCGGTCGGTCCCGGACGGTCTTGAACTGCAGGAAGCAGGACATCCGGCCCGAGGCCCCGTCCCAGCCCTGGCTCGGGGGCAGCAGGCCCAGCTGCACGGCGTAGTCGGCCATGTTCGCCTGGATGCCGAAGAGCTGGGTCACGATGTGATTGGTCACGGGCTCAGCGTAAATCCCTTCCACGGGCAGGCTTTCCGCCAGGGGTCCGTGGACGTACGTGTTGATCATCTCGGCGATGTTTCGCCTCCGGTGGCTTTTCAGCACCAGATACTGCCCCACTTCCAGCAGCCCGGCAAAGGGCGGCGAGCTGCGGTAGAGCGCTCCGTGGGCGACAATCACCCCGTCCTCGGTCTTGCAGACCACGGAGCTGAGCTGTTGCTCCTGGTTCAATTCCAGAATCCGCCGCGGAATATAGTAGTCCTCCACGGGATAGGCGTCGCCGTACACCGCGTGGTAGAGCCGGGCCACGCCGGTTTCGTCCCCCGGGGCGAACAGGCTGAGCGCAACCTCCTGCTCCACGTCCGCCGTCAACGGGTCGGCCGCAAAGCGTTCGACGAAATACTGCTTGTCTTCGGGCATGATCCATCTCCTTCCTGTCAGTACAGGGCCGCGACTACGCTGCCCACCGCCTTCACGGTTCGGCCTTCAGCGGCAATGTCACGGGTCAGTTTTTCCACCAGAACTTCCAGGGACCAGGTCCTTTCAGGCGGGTTCTCTAACCTGTGTACCGCAAGGTAATAGTCTTCCAGATCTTCCAGGTGCTCAATGATTGCTTCACGGGCATAATAAGTCTTTGTTCTTCCCGTTTTTTCAGCCAGATCAACGAGTTTTTTTTCGATGTCTCCAGGCAGTCTGATAGCTAACATATTTTTTCTCCTGACATACAAATATAGCAAATTCGTGCAGGTCGTCAATCATGTAAAAACACTTAAAGTGCCATCTTTCATTTGATCTATGCCCCCGGACGCTGCCCAGGGTTTGTCACGAATATAAGTGTTACGCTTGTTGGTTTTATCCCACTGATATTTGTTTCTCGGACAAAAATCGCTACCGCTGATAACACTGATTATGGCTGATAAAAGTCTCATTTAATCTGTGGAGATCTGCGCAATCAGCGGCTAAAATTCTTTTCTTTGCTTTTGATATGAAAGCAGAAGACATTGAACCGCTGATCTCGCTGATTTACGCTGATAAAAGAAAATGCAATAATTATATTCAGCAAAGAAAAATATTTTTTCGCAGAACAAAACTCATCCAGATATCGCTTTTTCTTACCTGTGAAGTTTGAACAGAAAAGTCAGGACAAATCAAGCCATAATCAGGAGTCAGGGAACAGGGGACAGGGGACAGGGGACAGTAGTCAGTATTCAGTGGTCAGGAAGAAGGAATCAGTAATCAGGAATCGGAAGTCGGCAGGCAGCGAAAAAAAAAGGATATCTCACGCCCGGCCTACGCAGGCCTAGAGCCGCCCCGGTGAAATCCGCCCAGTTAAATGACGGAAATTAAACCGGGTAAACTTCGCTGAGACTGCGTCCCCCAATGAAATCCAGCATAGCTGGACTGCCAAGGGCAGTATTTCACGGGGTAAATATTTCACTGGGCAGGCCGAGAAACGGCAGGCCGAGAAAGGCAGGAGGAAGAAATTTAATATTCGTATCCACCGAGCCGGTGGATATGGATAATATGCTCCCCGCCCGGGGGGCGAGATCCTTTTGCGTTACTGCGCTTCGCAGAAATGCAAAAATGGTTTCTCTTCTCAGCGCCCTCTGCGTCTCTAGCGACTCCTGGAGCGGGCGAGAGCCAAAATGTCTTACGTCTGAGTCGGAGCCGGCATAATCATTGGCGTTAAGCCTTTTTCCGGCTAAATACGCTTTCACCGGTTTTATGAATCATACACGAGCACAAAATGCTTCATATCCCTCTACCATATTTAAAAGAGGTTATATGCTTTTCAACAAGATCATCCCTTTTTGAGTCAGCCGGTATTTTTGTCTGCTGCTTTTCGGCTTGTCTGGAATGGTCATTTCAACAAGTCCTGCCTTAATGGTCGGGGTCAGGTAAACTTTACGAAAATGATCTTCATGCTTCAGGTTCAGTGCCTGCTGCATTTCCACCCTGGAGAGTTCACCGTTTATGATCTTAAGCAGTCTTTGAACTTCCCCGGTAACTTCCCCGGTAACTTCCCCGGTAACTTCCCCGGTAACTTCCCCGGTAACTTGCCTGGTAACTTCCCCGGTAACTTGCCTGGGAGAAGATTTATCTGAGTGGCCATAATTTTCTTCCCCTCCCTGGAACTCCCTGCTCTCCGTGGTGAGAAAAGGTCTTCACTTTGAACGGTTTGGTATATTCAGTTAATTTCCTTCATGTTCCGCTCGGTTCTGTCTTTCACCGCACCAGCCAGTTTGTCCAGAAAAGCATGCGCAGAAGAATGCTCGGCAAACCCTTCAAGTGCCGGATCAACAGCCTCCCGGACGGCCTGACAAAAAAGACCGAGTTCATCCAGGACGAACTTTGGTTTAAGATCAAGTTCCCGGGCCATTCTGCACCAATGCCTGTTCATCAACCATTCCGGCCTGTTCTCTCCTCCGATCTTCATGGCCATCTTCCGGCTCAGTTCCTGGTACATCAGGGTTGAAATCAAGTCGTAGAACGGGGCGAGCCTTGGCGCCTTTCCCTGATCATAGAGAAGGGAAAGGTTTTTGGCGTGAGCGTCCGCGTTGCCCAGCAGGACATTAAAAAGAGTCCATCTTAAAAGAAGCATCAGGTCTCTGGCAGGAGAAGCACTGTGTCTGCGCAAAAGGTCTGAACAGTCTTTCAGGCCCGGCCCCCCCTCAGCCTCATACTTGATCTCGGGCGATTGGCCAAGTGCCTGACAGAAATCCTCCTGATGCACCCTGCGGATTTCCTCATGGTCCACCAGGCGATCATACCGGGCTACCAGCAGAGCATGGTTACTGCCTAAATTTAAGACAGTACACAAAGGAGCAGGAAGCCCGGACGCTCTTGCCAGAGCCATGCAGAAAGCCTCATTAAAAACCGTACGTTTCAAATGGGGGATGGAAGGTTTAAGAATGTGAGTGCTTGGCGCTCCACCTGCAGGAAGGTAGAAGGATTTGCCGTCAAAGCGAAGGGGAAGCTTGTCCTGGGCTCCTGCCAGGGAAAGTCGCAAGCCGTCCTCGCCTGCCAGCAGAGGACGTTTTGGAAGGTCGGCAGCAATTTTTTCCAGTTCCAGGGCACTCAACTTCCGGTAGGCTTTTTGTCTTTCCGACAGCAGAGCCCCCTCAGGGTACAGACTGATCGCCCCGGCACAGTCACCTCCCAGTTCCCTGAGCAGACCGAAAATATTTTTTGTGGACAGGCCAAGCTTTGCGGCAATCCTGTCCCTGACAGAGCCTTCAGGCAGGATGTTGGCAAAGAAAAATCTCACCGCATCGCCGGACATGGTTTTATCCTGCAGAGGAAGAGATACAGATAAAGGTATTGAGTGAGGATCCCGGAGCCATTCAGGGTCGTACCTGAAATGGTACGTCCTGTTTTCGTCCAGCCATAGTTTTCCCGTCAAGGTTTCATTAAAATAGACCAGCAGGGGCTCATCCATGGCTTATTCGCCCCTTTTTTTCACATCCAGATACAGGCCAAGGCCATCCAGGACTTTAAACAGCTTGTCCAGACGGGCCGTGGGTTTTCCTCTTTCCAGCTCTCCCACGAAACGCACTCCTACCCCGGAAAGTGCGGCCAGCCGGGCCTGAGTCAGTCCGTCAGCTTTTCGTTTTTCGGATATTATCCGGCCAATCTTCCTGGCATCT contains the following coding sequences:
- a CDS encoding FAD binding domain-containing protein, which gives rise to MNQIFLPKTLDELWSVLNDYPDAALMAGGTDLLVQRRAGLKPVKNLICLERLSELQGISLEKNIMSIGACVTHRACLDSDMIQHHAPVLTRALTHLGGPQIRNMGTLGGNICTASPAGDSLPALHVLGAKILLLSRNTQRTLSMEQFITGPGRTAMKPGEILAQVHIPSDQGFQIHHFEKIGQRKALAIAMVSLAAMIKTGQRGIIKEARLAMGSVGPTVIRPKEAEDALVGRTLSISALRHAAGLISKAVNPISDIRATAEYRREAAGNLMLRLSLIPAKK
- a CDS encoding (2Fe-2S)-binding protein produces the protein MIINCTINGEKIELSAEPDQRVVDLLREDLRLLGSKEGCGSGECGSCTILVDGVPKLSCLMLAAQLEDRCITTIEGLGTPEAPHPVQKSFAKHGAVQCGYCTPGMVVAAANLLEQNPHPDRSTIRKAISGNLCRCTGYQKIVDAIHEAGNLYKCSHEDKDPSGGSK
- a CDS encoding xanthine dehydrogenase family protein molybdopterin-binding subunit, with product MKNENKDWAPDRALEIGRPTPRIDGLGKACGTERYAVDEYPAGMLWAGVKRAEVPHARITGIDISVAEKRPGVVRVLTRRDVPGTNRQGIMHKDQPVLAGTKVRHLGEPVALVLAEDREALSAAIDVIEMSLEPLPGIFDIDSALELDASLIHHGREQGNLLIGSSIITGQGKAAMADCPVQVSAEFTVPAQRHAFLENENGVAWQDPDGTLHMIVSTQAPFRDRFEISHALGLDPTRIRVQAPYLGGGFGGKDGATVQCLLALAAMHANGRPVKMCWSREESFQSGYTRHAARMRYQLGADRNGKLMALVCHVDLDTGAYAHLGGEVLALGMEHAGGTYRIPNVYIKGRAVYTNNPVAGAMRGFGVAQVSFGMERIMDILARKLSMDSLDLRRKNALHRGDRNPCGVTLTGSTGIADCLEKLSSNPLWRERNTWTAEAGRFKRRGVGLAVVHNAMGYGRGLPDSAIAKIELLPDGKFCIYSAVADMGQGNATAYAQIAGQILGQNASNITVVQPDTSRCHPSGSSSAGRTTYTFGNALIKACHNMKDKLLARAAMFFFLEEPRDLVLVHGNIRHLPTSRDLPLSRLGSFFSRDDCQAMGEAFMPAAKDNLSGGKEFQIGFPHLLFAHAAHAAFIELDELTGQVEVCHYLAVTEAGRVLNPQSFEQQVHGAVAQGLGYALSEDMLINNGRVHASSLATYIIPTAVDVPEIQSWTCDVEESSGPFGMKGVGEVGMNGPLPAVANALYSCGANIFHAPLTPERVLFVLTRRKK
- a CDS encoding Fic family protein, giving the protein MLKIINGELSRVEMQQALNLKHEDHFRKVYLTPTIKAGLVEMTIPDKPKSSRQKYRLTQKGMILLKSI
- a CDS encoding type II toxin-antitoxin system HipA family toxin, translating into MDEPLLVYFNETLTGKLWLDENRTYHFRYDPEWLRDPHSIPLSVSLPLQDKTMSGDAVRFFFANILPEGSVRDRIAAKLGLSTKNIFGLLRELGGDCAGAISLYPEGALLSERQKAYRKLSALELEKIAADLPKRPLLAGEDGLRLSLAGAQDKLPLRFDGKSFYLPAGGAPSTHILKPSIPHLKRTVFNEAFCMALARASGLPAPLCTVLNLGSNHALLVARYDRLVDHEEIRRVHQEDFCQALGQSPEIKYEAEGGPGLKDCSDLLRRHSASPARDLMLLLRWTLFNVLLGNADAHAKNLSLLYDQGKAPRLAPFYDLISTLMYQELSRKMAMKIGGENRPEWLMNRHWCRMARELDLKPKFVLDELGLFCQAVREAVDPALEGFAEHSSAHAFLDKLAGAVKDRTERNMKEIN
- a CDS encoding DUF1566 domain-containing protein, which translates into the protein MAWIVLKEMQDHNGPTSTGEKIMKKLYAVAAMAVMLCLAGFVMPGVTFAQQCLDNGDGTVTDYNSRLMWQKNISAGNWTRANHTADITIGGHSDWRLPSKGELFNLYNSVCKSMMVVKNEGYWSSDSYNDSAAWVVDFSNGSMRYEVVFNNHFIRFVRNAHSNTKSNTKVIRKF
- the relB gene encoding type II toxin-antitoxin system RelB family antitoxin, which gives rise to MLAIRLPGDIEKKLVDLAEKTGRTKTYYAREAIIEHLEDLEDYYLAVHRLENPPERTWSLEVLVEKLTRDIAAEGRTVKAVGSVVAALY
- a CDS encoding MFS transporter, which encodes MSRKISSNSASSLLTFEFVALSSISFLAFCNLSLFYGFNSYLEGIGVPPAWRGILIGLEPGTAFLLRPIISPWLTPRNSVRGMGLGLILIMLALLSYSQAQSLWVLALVRVLHGAGFVVMISACVSLLVIFIPPGRTGQGFGVFSITSLLPYAVLPPLVEPLLSRVNDASYVYAFFSPLFIPALFLLPVLSRRIRHLLADLPAKTMERPSFKEISEDLLIPGVARLLAANLLLFISTTVVFFYMKDHLLASGSGNPGLFFSISTGATILVRVVCGKLLDRVNRAAMLSIFLFILALCLVFFSLTGTVNFILALAGLYGLCLGFIMPQLNAAMFDISPQHLRGLNTNMMLFTMDAGFWMGPVLAGMLLTMGSDYGKMFLIFSILPLMGSVISLTLIKMSRSDTARRN
- a CDS encoding nucleotidyltransferase family protein; its protein translation is MTEKFAAIILAAGNSTRMGTCKQLLPVEGVPMLDRCIHLMQACLIHDIIVVVRDSHEAVIQRVRNINALPVNNPDSRNQDMFSSVMAGTSALPSSATAFFVLPCDIPLIKPQTINILKECWVRSGKNFSGVLKPMYRGRSGHPPLIHRDHIFKMNTWNGQGGLGGYFRELTAYGLDKVINVQVNDPGIMFDMDTPKDLDRAKDYIDVEKNFILQADELRGL
- a CDS encoding XdhC family protein codes for the protein MNDEAFFQETLRCLVDGRQVVSAVICSRTGSAPRSPGARMLMTRDGTVMGSVGGGVLESEVIACMKEILEHGQAGIRHFSLSASQASKEGLICGGNIDVLMERIDPELDSVVLYEEILKRLGQARDVHFITVLDKNSIRRMLWPGNSGIPDYVLGAIDRPYNTKLFWKDDQAWVMNCLRAQPELFIFGAGHVGRHTALLSAQVGFEVTILDDRQEFADPKQFPSQIKAWHISEFSHFLEKISISRSAFVLIMTRGHAHDAEVLSQVLKTPACYIGMIGSVRKRDAIFSSLSLAGVKQENLSRVHCPVGLSIGAETPEEIAVSVVAQLIQVRAKLQRHLHSD
- a CDS encoding helix-turn-helix transcriptional regulator encodes the protein MTQPVEDARKIGRIISEKRKADGLTQARLAALSGVGVRFVGELERGKPTARLDKLFKVLDGLGLYLDVKKRGE